The following is a genomic window from Candidatus Aminicenantes bacterium.
TCAGCCCCTTGACGGCGGCGACGGCCACCTGCTTGCCCTGGCGGTGGGCCTCGCGCACGGCCAGCAGGGGAAGCTGCGACTCACCGGCGATGAATCCGATTGTTTCAGCCATCCTGGCGAAAATTCTTTAAAATCCCTCTTTTGGTTTTGCCGATGAAATCGATGATGATCTGGCTTTCAGCGCTGCCCGGGTAATTGGCGCTGATCTGCTTGACCGCCTGGGTGGTGTTCAGGTCGGCGCGGTAGATGATGCGGAAAATATCCTTGATTTTCTCGATGTACTCCCTGGAGAAGCCGTTGCGCATCATGCCGATGGAGTTCGGCCCGTAAAGGCTGAACGACTCGCGGCTCTGCGCCACCTTGGCAAAGGGCAGAACGTCCTGGCAAACGACGCTGTAGCCGCCGATGTAGGCGTTGCGGCCGATGCGCACGAACTGGTGAACGGCGCAAAAGCCGCTGAGCACCGCGAAATCGCCGATCTCGACATGCCCGGCCAGCGTGGCGCCATTGCTCAGGATGACGTGGTTGCCGATCTGGCAGTCGTGGGCGACGTGGGCGTAGGCCATCAGGTAGTTGTCGTCGCCGAGGCGGGTGTGGCCGCCGCCCTTGAGGGTGCCGCGGTTGATGGTGGTGAATTCGCGGATGATGTTGCGGTCGCCGATATGGACGAATGTCTCCTCGCCCTTGTAGGTGACGTCCTGGGGGTCGGTGCCCAGGGAGGCGAAGGGGAAGATGCGGCACTCCCTGCCGATCTCGGTGTTCTGGTCGATGGTGACGTGGTGCTTGACGATGGTGCCGTCGCCGATGCGCACGCCGGGGCCGATGACCGCGTAGGCGTCGACCTGGACGCCCTTGCCCAGCTCGGCTTTGGGGCTGATGACGGCGCCGGGATGGATCGGCGTTCGGCTCACTGGCCCACCATGCACATCAGGATCGCCTCGACGGCGAGCTGGCCGTCAACCGTGGCCTTGCCGTCGATGATGGCGAACTTGCCGCGGTCGCGCGTCACCAGCACGTCGAGGTCGAGGCGGTCGCCCGGGACCACCGTCCGCTTGAAGCGCGCCTTCTCGATGCCGGCGAAATAAGCGAAGACGCGCTGGCCGGTGAAACGCTGCATCAGCAGCGCGGCCCCCAGCTGGGCCAGGGCCTCGATCTGCAGCACCCCCGGCATGACCGGGTTGCCGGGGAAGTGCCCCTGGAAGAAGTCCTCGTTGCCGGTGACGTTCTTGTAACCCTGGATGGCCTTCACCCCGTCGCTGGCGGTCACCCGGTCCACCAGCAGGAAGGGATAGCGGTGGGGCAGGATCTTTTTGATGTCCTCGATGGTCAGCGGACAGTTCATTTCTTGGCGGCAGGGGCGGGGGCGGCGGCGGTGGCGGACTGGGCGTCGTAGGCCTTGACCACCTTTTCGCTGATGTCGATGCCGGGCTCGAAATAGGTGACGCCGGCCGTGTTCAGGTCGAGGATCAGCGAGAACCCGTTCTCCTTGGCGATCTTTTCGATGATGGGCATCAGGTCGGACTGGATCTTTTCATATTCCTTCTGCTGGGCGGCCATGCTCTCTTTCTGGGCATCCTCGGCGTTGCGCTTGATATCG
Proteins encoded in this region:
- the fabZ gene encoding 3-hydroxyacyl-ACP dehydratase FabZ, translated to MNCPLTIEDIKKILPHRYPFLLVDRVTASDGVKAIQGYKNVTGNEDFFQGHFPGNPVMPGVLQIEALAQLGAALLMQRFTGQRVFAYFAGIEKARFKRTVVPGDRLDLDVLVTRDRGKFAIIDGKATVDGQLAVEAILMCMVGQ
- the lpxA gene encoding acyl-ACP--UDP-N-acetylglucosamine O-acyltransferase, with product MSRTPIHPGAVISPKAELGKGVQVDAYAVIGPGVRIGDGTIVKHHVTIDQNTEIGRECRIFPFASLGTDPQDVTYKGEETFVHIGDRNIIREFTTINRGTLKGGGHTRLGDDNYLMAYAHVAHDCQIGNHVILSNGATLAGHVEIGDFAVLSGFCAVHQFVRIGRNAYIGGYSVVCQDVLPFAKVAQSRESFSLYGPNSIGMMRNGFSREYIEKIKDIFRIIYRADLNTTQAVKQISANYPGSAESQIIIDFIGKTKRGILKNFRQDG
- a CDS encoding OmpH family outer membrane protein — translated: DIKRNAEDAQKESMAAQQKEYEKIQSDLMPIIEKIAKENGFSLILDLNTAGVTYFEPGIDISEKVVKAYDAQSATAAAPAPAAKK